The Schistocerca nitens isolate TAMUIC-IGC-003100 chromosome 12, iqSchNite1.1, whole genome shotgun sequence genome has a window encoding:
- the LOC126214983 gene encoding ARL14 effector protein-like — translation MSEVNEEEESLAPCSIGKDAAASKCHVIFYAKKTGFKAFSDFTECDQKLLVSRSEAKLDENSIICFHHEALFLHEYQAMQKKCCNPFKKRNHNVKAGLRLLDNETAAKLCLLKKKEVIDIKPGQKLCPRCMSALNQKLEDSSSLSTQSEQDFTTDETEPAINKSLSFIGASPLKRRQLSKRDKPSYAKRKILDAQSLIGNQIAAAVGINYDEQPSSSKSRPCSNCADLDNLIEELKEKSKRKLKKKKLLKKKDSCKGTL, via the exons atgtcagaagttaatgaagaagaagaatcgttggccccctgttcaattggaaaagatgctgctgcatcaaagtgccatgttatcttctatgctaagaagactggattcaaagcgtttagtgatttcacagaatgtgaccagaaattgcttgtttcgcgttcagaagccaaacttgacgaaaattccatcatttgcttccaccatgaagccctcttcctacatgaatatcaagcgatgcaaaagaaatgttgcaatccattcaagaagaggaatcacaatgtaaaagctggacttagactgcttgataatgaaacagctgccaaactttgcctgttaaagaaaaaagaagtgaTTGATATAAAACCTGGTCAGAAGCTTTGCCCTCGCTGCATGTCGGCACTGAACCAAAAGCTAGAAGATTCATCATCACTATCAACCCAATCTGAACAAGATTTCACAACGGATGAAACTGAACCAGCCATCAACAAAAGTTTATCATTTATTGGTGCTTCACCATTGAAAAGAAGACAACTAAGTAAAAGAGATAAGCCAAGCTATGCAAAAAGAAAGATCTTGGATGCACAAAGTTTAATTGggaatcaaattgctgctgctgtaggaatcaattacgatgaacagccaagttcaagtaaaagtcgcccatgcagtaattgtgcagatcttgataatcttatagaagagttgaaagaaaaat caaagaggaagttgaagaagaaaaagcttctcaAGAAGAAAGATTCCTGCAAGGGCACACTCTAG